One Aegilops tauschii subsp. strangulata cultivar AL8/78 chromosome 2, Aet v6.0, whole genome shotgun sequence genomic window, ctttcggtactaggatcggtcgatcgtgaagacgtacgactacatcaaccgcgttgtcataatgcttccgcttacggtctacgagggttcgtggacaacactctcccctctcgttgctctgcatcaccatgatcttgcgtgtgcgtaggaattttttttgaaattactacgttccccaacaccagcCCCACCATCGCCATTCACTTCCCACCGCTGTTCGTGCTGCCTTGTCGCACCACGAGCTCTCACCCAGCACCGCCACATGCTTCCTCTCAACTAGGAAGGTGTTGGGCCCCCAAGTGTAAGGGTTTGTGGCAAGCATCAATTTCCCTCAAAGTGGATGGTCTTAAGGTTTATTGGACCAGTATGAGCTTCGAACTACTACCAATGATAAGTATTTAGACACACAGATACTTGCACTGGCCCTAATGAAACTAGTAAGATTGCCAGTCTTACTAGCCTTTCTAATTACAAGGATTAAATGCTAGTGTGTGGAAGATCGTAGCTGCAAGGAAAAGAAATGAAAGCAGTAATAGTAAAGCTCATTTGATCGAGGTTGAAAGCAATGGAAGAAGAATGGATTGAGATCCATAggtcactagtggtttctctccaAAAGAAATAGCAAGGTGTGGTGAATAAATTACAGTTGTGTATCGATTTTGCATTTTTATGACTAGGATTATACATGGCATAATCGCATATGAGCATCAGGTCCAAAGTCCAAACATCTATAGACCGTTATCCAATTGCATGTATAGCTAATACTCCAACCCAATGCATCTCAAAGTATTAAGTAAAGAAACAGAGTAGTGGattaagtatgatgacatgaAGTAGATTGTCTTCACCCTGCCTTTGAAGGACAACTACTCAATCATCTTTTTATTCCTGGTCGCAACAATACAATGCAagcatttttcaaaaaaaatcactGTGGTAGATTACTTGTAAGATTGAACCCAATCAACATACACAACTCCCTCTTGGAGATTACCATCAAACTTGGCCAAAGAAATACAAATATATTAGAGAACATATATGTATAAGAATTATGCAACAAAGAAACCAAATTCATCTCAAAAGAACTCATGACAACTCTTATCATAAAGTGACGATTCATCACACCGCAACAAACACACCAACAGATTACATCAGATGGATCACAATCATGTAAGGTAACTCATGTGATCTTTATAAAGAAAAGCAAGGGAGAAAAGAATCATCTAGCTATTGTTATGGGTCACACTCCAATGGAAACTACTCATGAGCGATCATGGTGGCCTTCAAATTGATGTAGATGGCCACCAAGATGACTTTCTCCTCGTCAGAGTACCAGAAAAGGACTACAAATTGAAGCGCTTTTGAACAGAGAAGTGTGGCAGCGAAAACAGTATGGCTCCATGATATTTAGGGTTTTCGGAGCAAACAAAAAATATAAGCGTCAAGAGGTGATGGAACGAAGCACCAGGGACCCACGGCCACCCTAGCCGCGCCACTTGGCCGCGTGGGCCTCATAGGGCTCCCCAGGTGGGGCTCGGGTCCTTTGGAAGCTTCCCGACTCAAAACTTTTTCTAAATTTTTTTCAAGATTTTTGGAGCCCCGTAAAATTGATTTTACTGAAAGTctaaaaacatgcagaaaacaataATTGACACTAGGCATTgcgttaataggttagtccagaAAAATAATATGAAATGATGCCAATGTGATATAAACATAGCAATAAAAAATCAAAAGAAATTATATATACATTTGAGACATATCACCACCCCATAAATCTCCTCAGAGCATCTCCACTAGGCCCCCCAAGACGCCTCCCCAAGCCACTTTTTGGGTGCCAGCGGGCAAAAAAGTCCCACTCATGTCCCCAAGTCCTTGTTTTTCGCCGGATTGGGGCACGGCGACCTCAGCCCACACCCAGCCCACCGGGGGGCACTTGGGGCCGCCGGCACTACTTTTTTCATGCCGAAACCCCACAGGTCAGCctctcttccccctctctctcctcctgcAGGCCCACCCACATGCAAAAAGGAATCTCTGCTAACTTTTCCTCGCCTCTCTCCCCGCTCGCCACCCGCCATTCTGCCTGCCTCCTCGCGCCGCCCCGCTTCCTCGCCGCCCGCCTCCTCGGCAGCTCCCTGCCTCCTCGCGCCGCCTCGCTGCCGCGTCGCTcgcctcctcgccgcgccgccctgCCTCGCCGCTCACCTCCTAGCCGCGTCGCCCTGCCTCGCCGCTCGCCTCCTCGCCGCGTCGCCCTGCTGCCTCGCCGCTCGCCTTctcgccgccccgcctcctcgccgcgccgccctgcctcctcgagccgccccgcctcctcgccgcctcGACTTCTTCCAGCGCGCGGCGGCCGCGGCGCTCGACGCGTTCGTCACCCACGCCCTAGTCTCCCACTCTCCCACCCCGCCCCCGTCGCGCTCTTCCGCCTCTCCCGGACCTCCTTCCGCAGCCGTGTCCCCGTGGCCGAGGCTTGGTTCCGGCAGCTCGCCGCCAAGCGCGCCCGCGAGGTTTCCCTCTGCTTCTCGCCCGAGTGGTGCCACGACGCGCTCGCCGACCCCCTTCTCGGCTGCCCAACCCTCCACGGCCGCGGCGCTCGACGCGTTCGAGGAGGGGAGCAGCGGCCAACCCGGCGCCCGTGCGTGCCAACGGCGCCACCTCTtcgacggcgacggcgacagcTTGGATGCTTGGGGGTGGACACGGCTGGGAAATTTTTCATCCCCGGGCCTAAATTTTCGCCGGCAGCCCCCCAAGCGGAGGAAAAAATGCCTCCTGGGAGGctcaacggctggagatgctctcacgTCCTCACGCCCCACCCTCTGATACCAAGTAGGCGTGGAGACTAACCTCTCGCCGATAGCCGCAGCTTTATGTGGGCAGACTCACTCGTGCTCTCCTTCTAGGTCACTTGGTATAAGTGGGTTTGGGCCTCATAGGCCGAAGTGATGGGCCTCTCTCATACAACCGTATTTTTACCAACCCATTTTTAGTGCACAGAAAGTTCTCACTGTCTAATCCATGCGTCAGTGCATACACGACAAACATTTTCATACATATGGCTCCATCAGTATAAAACAAATGCATCCCCCACATTTTATTTCAAACTAGCTCACAACCAAATCAGTCGATCATAATCATTCCACCTGTGCAAGCTAACCATTTCAGTTTATGCACCAGCAAAGAAATCTCTTCTAAGCATTCAGTATAAATTTCTTCTAAGCTAATCATGCTTGGCTATACGTTAGATCAACTTCTTCTAAGCATGCTAACTAAAATGCCCAAACAAAACTGAAACCTTTTAGGCTAACAAATTCGAAAACCCAACATGTGTTGCTTAGATTGCATAACTGATTCACCAAAAATAACAGCTTTACTCAGGGACCCAAAAACACAAATAACTACCCAATGGTGCATAATTGCACAGCGCAGGCACATTGcatccaaaataagcatggttcCGCAACCACCAACAAGCCATGCAGCTCAAAACCTTGGCATGTTTACACATCATGTGTGTTTATCTGAAAGGTGGTTCAACATCGTCTTCGCCTTTTGGCCACACTATGAAACTTACTCATCTGGGAATAAAAGAAACTGATAAAGAAAATACAGTTATAAATTTATTTTACAACCCATCTAAGATGTTTCTTCGATCATCCCTATGCAGGGCACAAACACTGATTTGTCCCTTTATGTCATGTGGATCCCGAAACAGAAACCAGTGTTGAGATTTTCGCTCTGTTCCGGTCGGTACGCTGAAAATAACAAAGATTTGAATAGAATGGAAGAAATGTTTGGACACTCGTGGCTGCCATTTCCCTTGTGCATATGATATTAATAGTCTACCTGCAACGCAGGAAACATGTCAATATGAATCATACACAAGGAATTATTAATGAGAACAGATGCAAAACAATTATTGGCTTGGAACATATATGTACATGACAGGAAGTTCACAGTTCACggcatcttgatactcgcaactAAAAAAGGAACAAAATGAAACATGCAAGCAAGCTAGCCTTTTGCAATTGAAGTTCTCAAAATAAAAGGTTTCCACAATGTGGTTGCCACTTTGCCAGTAAATTCTATTAACTTTATATTAGCCTCCATCGAATCCTGATTTCCAAATATGAAAAGACAGGTTATGCATACCATGTCAAGTTCTTAACCAAGCCATCAAAACAAGTCTGTTTGTGGTCACAATTCTTAGCGAGAAATTTTATATGTTAATCGGCCACTCCCAAGTTCAAACACTTCAGATGGTCCAGAAATCACTATCCCAATAAATACTCCACCACATTACCAGATATACACATCACCTAGTATCCGGCCTAAGTTCCAGCACTTGATCTGGTCTAGAGATCAGGACGCCCACTACTTAACCTCAACACATTACCTAACATCTTTCTCGTATGGACTTAATTCTGTCTAAAAACACATTATGTTCCAGCTAAGGACTTAAGCACTTCTATGTATAATTTGGAGCCCATTGTACAAGAAATTAGTGTGTGAAGCCCTCCCTGACACTTGGATCAGGGTGTGTTTGGTTGAGGTTGAGTTTCTTTTGTTCATGACGAGCCCGTAATTAGACATCTCTGGGAGTTGGCCTGCTGGCCCCTCCTTGtatttttttattcctttttaaTGATAATGACATGCAGCTCTCCTGTGTCGTTCGCGAAAAAACTTTGTATGCGAGTGACTACATTCAATGAAAAGACTAGCTCCAATAGAATATGGAGTATGGATGGTATTATATGTTCTCTGCATGAGTATACTATGTTCACAACTTACATACATGGCTATATTACTAGTATAAATGTTACCTGCACAGAACTTGACTAAGGGCTAGCTGACTGAATCCTCCGGAACAACTGAATCCTGAATAACACGATCTGGGTCCAATTGACCACTGTAATAACTAGACGGAACTGCAGATAGTTCCAATTTTCCAGTCCACTCCTCGCCAGGCTTCAGAGTAATCGCCTTTTCTATAGCAGCTGCTTCCACACATACCATGCGTTTATATTCGTCATCCCCAAAATCTGCCATTGCCTTAGCTTTTTTGTCCCATGGGTTCCAAACAACTATAACCAAGAAGAAACTCTTTAAAATCATTTTTCAACGATTATAATGCAATAATTTATTACAGTTCTGAGCAAACAAATGTAAGAGTTCACCATACCAGCATCCGGAAGTCCTCCTTTCCTCACAACAAATGTTCTTTTTTTCTCATGATCAATAATGGCAATTTTTGACGGCGTGCCCAGATATATTCTGTCCAACTGTGAATTTTACAGATGCTTGAGTTAGAAAGTGGGGtgcaaagaaaaataaaaaaaatggtAATATGATTCAAATGTGGTAACGCACCTCAGATTCAAAAACAATAGCATCGCCTTGTTCAGTGAAGCGGGCCCTATCTTGTAAGTTGTCTAGGTAATCCAGAGTTTCCAGGCCTTCTACTCGTATCTCACTGAAATATTAGAATGGAATTATGACGAGAGAAAAAGAACTAGTATAAAAATGAGGCAGTTAACAGATGTGGAAATTTTGGAATGTTTAGATTTGGGACAAACAAACTTAGGAGTGGGGATTAAGTATTCTGCTTCTGTTACGAGATCACTTCAAACTCTTGATATTGTTTTTTCATTATGATAGTGAGCTGAAAAACATACCTTATATCAGAAATTGAGAAGTACGTGTGATATGCAAAGGTAAAAGAGAATGGCTTTCCATCTGCATTCGTATTCCTTATACGTGAAGTCAGCATCAGATCTCCACCAGGTCCAAGTGCAACCCTCAGACGGTACTCAAAACTGCAACGAAAGAATTGCTCTTATGGATCCATTTGAACACACAGATTATAACGAAAAAAATATGCCCAGTTTCTACAATAGCACGAATCCACTATAAGTATGTAGTTATTTAGGATGCCCACCTATGTGGCCAGATCTTTAAGTCTTCATCAGTAGGTTTAAGGATTAAATCGATGTAAGCTCTACTAGAGATTGGTACTGGAAATGGTGGTGGATCAGTGTCAACACTCCAGATCTTGTTCCTTGCAAATCCATGAGCTTCCAGCTGTCCGAAGTTGGAAAACTAGAACGGGGAAGTACTTAGCAAAAATAAAATCAGACAAAACAGAAGGAATTAATGAAGCAAAAGAGTAAAAAACAGGTTCAGAAAACAAAACTCTCATACCTGAGGAAAGCAGATTGGTATACCTCCACGTATAGCTTT contains:
- the LOC109777736 gene encoding putative glucose-6-phosphate 1-epimerase isoform X2, producing the protein MCYFCQVYLYGGHVTSWKDEHGEELLFVSNKAIFKPPKAIRGGIPICFPQFSNFGQLEAHGFARNKIWSVDTDPPPFPVPISSRAYIDLILKPTDEDLKIWPHSFEYRLRVALGPGGDLMLTSRIRNTNADGKPFSFTFAYHTYFSISDISEIRVEGLETLDYLDNLQDRARFTEQGDAIVFESELDRIYLGTPSKIAIIDHEKKRTFVVRKGGLPDAVVWNPWDKKAKAMADFGDDEYKRMVCVEAAAIEKAITLKPGEEWTGKLELSAVPSSYYSGQLDPDRVIQDSVVPEDSVS
- the LOC109777736 gene encoding putative glucose-6-phosphate 1-epimerase isoform X1; the encoded protein is MSSSGAGEEGAAAPQGPLPVEHRKGANGLDKVVLREARRISAEVYLYGGHVTSWKDEHGEELLFVSNKAIFKPPKAIRGGIPICFPQFSNFGQLEAHGFARNKIWSVDTDPPPFPVPISSRAYIDLILKPTDEDLKIWPHSFEYRLRVALGPGGDLMLTSRIRNTNADGKPFSFTFAYHTYFSISDISEIRVEGLETLDYLDNLQDRARFTEQGDAIVFESELDRIYLGTPSKIAIIDHEKKRTFVVRKGGLPDAVVWNPWDKKAKAMADFGDDEYKRMVCVEAAAIEKAITLKPGEEWTGKLELSAVPSSYYSGQLDPDRVIQDSVVPEDSVS